A genomic segment from Tuwongella immobilis encodes:
- a CDS encoding prenyltransferase/squalene oxidase repeat-containing protein gives MMRHVMIRRAGLGTLAALGIGWGITRWEPAVAQPVNPPLNAPVDAVPLTELKIVDQVNAAIDKGLEYIASKQKNDGSWHNNHAVNGLALLSFMGRGNVPGRGRYPDVLEKGKKFLLNTANPQTGYLSFSTMYEHGLATLALAEMYGMDPDPDLELKVRKAVELIEKTQSPRGGWRYSPSPDNQDLSVTVMQIVALRAASNASIPVSEKVINKAVDYVRSCAHPNGGFGYEGPGQGPQTSAAGVLSLQLLGKFDDKNLAPTIEYLNTFPVSWNAAGCQYFYYFHYYAIQAQYQTGGKHWNEWHPKVRELFLTHQNPDGSWDLPPGTAENEGVVGPNKIYWTAMACLVLDIYLHFLPAYQR, from the coding sequence ATGATGCGACACGTGATGATTCGCCGGGCCGGATTGGGCACCCTCGCCGCGTTGGGCATCGGCTGGGGAATCACCCGATGGGAGCCGGCGGTGGCCCAGCCGGTGAATCCGCCGCTGAACGCGCCAGTGGATGCGGTGCCGCTGACCGAATTGAAAATCGTCGATCAGGTGAACGCGGCGATTGACAAAGGATTGGAATACATCGCCAGCAAGCAGAAGAACGACGGCAGTTGGCATAACAACCATGCTGTCAACGGTTTAGCACTGCTGTCGTTCATGGGTCGGGGCAACGTGCCGGGCCGCGGGCGCTATCCCGATGTGCTGGAGAAGGGGAAGAAATTCCTGCTCAACACGGCCAATCCGCAGACGGGCTACTTGTCATTCTCGACGATGTACGAGCATGGCTTGGCGACTTTGGCATTGGCGGAAATGTACGGCATGGACCCCGATCCGGACCTGGAATTGAAGGTGCGGAAGGCCGTCGAGCTGATCGAGAAAACGCAGTCGCCGCGCGGCGGTTGGCGCTATTCGCCCTCGCCGGATAATCAGGATTTGAGCGTGACGGTGATGCAGATCGTCGCGCTACGGGCGGCCAGCAATGCCTCGATTCCGGTGAGCGAAAAGGTCATCAACAAGGCCGTCGATTATGTGCGGTCGTGTGCGCATCCCAACGGCGGATTTGGCTACGAAGGTCCGGGCCAAGGTCCGCAGACCAGTGCTGCCGGGGTGCTGTCGCTGCAACTGCTCGGAAAATTCGATGACAAAAATTTGGCACCGACGATCGAATACCTCAACACCTTCCCCGTGAGTTGGAATGCGGCCGGGTGCCAATACTTCTATTACTTCCACTATTACGCCATTCAGGCCCAATATCAGACGGGTGGCAAACATTGGAACGAATGGCATCCGAAGGTTCGGGAACTCTTTCTGACGCATCAAAATCCGGACGGGAGTTGGGATCTGCCGCCGGGCACCGCCGAAAATGAGGGCGTTGTCGGTCCCAACAAAATCTATTGGACCGCGATGGCCTGCCTGGTGCTGGACATTTATCTGCACTTTCTGCCCGCGTATCAGCGGTAA
- a CDS encoding DUF4159 domain-containing protein → MTPWNRRKFLVTGTGAALTHWVADATPGAAQAQPAERKLGTCGPPPRKNPERQAAAEAFPPLPLPAVPLRRSEPKAEPAPPLMAAKLEYGTTQDWNTDPGDLDYLMRQVRSALGLWYGWKNLNINELVALYQTDKRLKIPALYISGHEAFQFTPPQRDALRQYLLDGGTLFGDACCGRPEFAQSFQTEVRAMFPDRGLDPLELDHPLFRAFYKYSTVNYIDYRNGAKAEYAGPPQMLGMNLGCRTAIVFTPADISCGWDDHTHPSGFRMFPGDAMRLGINLISYVAAMRNLAETQAFTRQIRANPQSPRSQFVLAQLKHQGDWNPDPNSTYQWLRQLAGETALAVSFDLKYVEPTEAKIAPYPFLYLTGFRDPKFSADELAALRRHLQAGGMLFINNCSGYNAFDRAIREMVRGLFPDQKMATLPADHELFRAFAPLNEARDRQSGQPRPVELEAISIRKRAVLIYSKNDMITHLKQLSDPFGNGYDSETCKQLALNLVAYALQH, encoded by the coding sequence ATGACGCCTTGGAATCGTCGAAAATTTCTGGTGACCGGTACCGGAGCCGCCCTGACGCATTGGGTTGCGGATGCGACTCCAGGCGCCGCACAAGCGCAGCCGGCGGAGCGCAAACTCGGCACCTGTGGGCCACCGCCGCGAAAGAATCCCGAACGGCAAGCGGCCGCGGAAGCCTTTCCCCCGCTTCCACTTCCGGCAGTTCCGTTGCGTCGCAGCGAGCCAAAAGCCGAACCCGCGCCGCCACTCATGGCCGCCAAGCTGGAGTATGGCACGACCCAGGATTGGAATACCGATCCGGGCGATCTCGACTATTTGATGCGGCAAGTGCGTTCCGCGTTGGGATTGTGGTACGGCTGGAAAAATCTGAATATCAACGAATTGGTCGCACTGTATCAGACCGACAAGCGGCTGAAGATCCCCGCGTTGTACATCAGCGGTCACGAGGCATTCCAGTTCACGCCACCCCAGCGCGATGCATTGCGGCAATATCTGCTGGATGGCGGCACGCTGTTCGGCGATGCCTGCTGCGGTCGCCCCGAGTTTGCCCAATCGTTCCAGACCGAAGTGCGGGCGATGTTCCCCGATCGCGGCTTGGATCCGCTCGAGTTGGATCATCCGTTGTTTCGGGCGTTTTACAAGTATTCCACGGTGAATTACATCGATTATCGCAATGGGGCGAAGGCGGAGTATGCCGGTCCGCCGCAGATGCTGGGGATGAATCTCGGCTGTCGCACGGCGATTGTCTTCACGCCGGCGGATATTTCGTGCGGCTGGGACGACCATACGCATCCCAGCGGGTTTCGCATGTTTCCCGGCGATGCCATGCGGCTGGGAATCAACCTGATTAGCTATGTGGCGGCGATGCGGAATTTGGCGGAAACGCAGGCATTTACCCGACAAATTCGGGCGAATCCGCAATCGCCACGCTCGCAATTCGTGCTCGCCCAACTCAAGCATCAAGGCGATTGGAACCCCGACCCCAACAGTACCTATCAGTGGTTGCGGCAGTTGGCCGGTGAAACGGCGTTGGCTGTGAGCTTCGATTTGAAGTATGTCGAACCGACCGAAGCGAAAATTGCACCGTATCCGTTTTTGTATTTGACCGGTTTCCGCGATCCAAAATTCTCCGCCGATGAACTGGCGGCGTTGCGGCGGCATTTGCAAGCCGGCGGCATGCTGTTCATCAATAACTGCTCGGGCTACAACGCCTTCGATCGGGCCATCCGCGAGATGGTGCGCGGATTATTCCCGGATCAGAAAATGGCCACGCTCCCGGCCGATCATGAGCTATTTCGTGCGTTCGCACCGCTCAACGAAGCCCGCGATCGGCAAAGCGGTCAACCCCGTCCCGTGGAATTGGAAGCGATCAGCATTCGCAAACGGGCCGTGTTGATTTACTCCAAGAACGACATGATTACGCATCTGAAGCAGTTGAGCGATCCGTTCGGAAATGGTTATGACAGCGAGACTTGCAAGCAGTTGGCATTAAACCTGGTGGCGTACGCGCTTCAACACTGA
- a CDS encoding AAA family ATPase, with product MTTSAKPNPLMAGPLSTAAPSANDLDAIKRLGEARTRLKSEIAKVIIGQEHIVDDLLTALFSRGHCLMIGVPGLAKTLMVRTIAQAIDLGFNRIQFTPDLMPSDITGTDIIEEDKVNGGRTFRFVQGPVFANILLADEINRTPPKTQAALLQAMQEGQVTVSGRTYDLPRPFFVLATQNPIEQEGTYPLPEAQLDRFMFDIRIRYPKPEEELAIAKATTSDHAVEVSKILNGSEIQQLQQIVRRLPISDHVGMYAVNLARSTRPDDEIAPAFTKNYVSWGAGTRAVQYLVLGAKARAAISGDYHVTVDHVKAVAPLVLRHRVMTNFQAEAEGISPDKIVTMLLEQVTPPKADDYR from the coding sequence ATGACCACCAGTGCCAAGCCGAATCCGTTGATGGCGGGGCCGCTTTCCACGGCTGCCCCCAGTGCCAACGACCTCGACGCGATCAAGCGACTCGGCGAGGCCCGCACACGCTTGAAGTCGGAAATTGCGAAAGTGATTATCGGCCAAGAGCATATCGTCGATGACCTGCTGACCGCGCTGTTTTCGCGTGGGCACTGCCTGATGATCGGCGTGCCGGGACTGGCGAAAACGCTCATGGTTCGCACGATCGCGCAAGCGATTGATCTCGGCTTCAATCGAATCCAGTTTACCCCGGATTTAATGCCGTCCGACATTACCGGCACCGACATCATCGAAGAAGATAAAGTCAACGGCGGCCGGACGTTCCGATTCGTGCAGGGGCCCGTGTTTGCGAATATCCTGCTCGCGGACGAAATCAACCGCACCCCGCCGAAAACCCAAGCCGCCCTTCTGCAGGCCATGCAAGAAGGGCAAGTGACGGTCAGCGGTCGCACCTACGACCTACCTCGCCCGTTCTTCGTGTTGGCGACGCAAAATCCGATTGAGCAAGAAGGCACCTACCCATTGCCCGAAGCACAATTGGATCGATTTATGTTTGATATTCGCATTCGCTATCCCAAGCCGGAAGAGGAATTGGCGATTGCCAAGGCAACGACCTCCGATCATGCCGTCGAGGTGTCGAAAATTCTCAACGGTAGCGAAATTCAACAGCTTCAGCAAATCGTGCGACGGCTCCCGATTAGCGACCATGTCGGCATGTACGCCGTGAATTTGGCACGATCAACGCGCCCCGATGACGAGATTGCGCCCGCGTTCACGAAGAACTATGTGAGCTGGGGCGCTGGCACTCGGGCCGTGCAGTATTTGGTTCTGGGTGCGAAAGCTCGTGCGGCGATTTCGGGTGACTATCATGTCACGGTGGACCACGTCAAAGCCGTGGCTCCGCTGGTGTTGCGGCATCGGGTCATGACGAACTTCCAAGCGGAAGCCGAGGGAATTTCCCCGGATAAAATCGTCACGATGCTGCTGGAGCAGGTCACCCCGCCGAAAGCGGATGACTATCGTTGA
- a CDS encoding DUF58 domain-containing protein — protein sequence MANPTYRYLDPVALGQLKNLALAARRVVEGFYAGQHRSPAKGYSIEFAEHREYTPGVDPRHLDWRVYGRRDKLYVKQYEEETSLRCYLIVDKSASMGYRGSAARLSKLEYASFLAATLSVLMAQQHDAVGLVTVDDRIRTRLPARQGTAHLQTIMKTLEANSPGESTSLSKHLHELAETLQKRALMVILSDLFDDPKELVAAFQHLRHNRNEVIVLQTLDPDEVHFPFDDITRIEDMETGRDVVSDPQAFRKAYLEALQTHLQTIQAGCTRAQIDLALAQTDEPFERFLGNFLVKRQSYHG from the coding sequence ATGGCCAACCCGACGTATCGCTACCTGGATCCTGTTGCACTGGGGCAACTCAAAAACCTGGCGTTGGCCGCGCGGCGCGTGGTGGAAGGATTCTATGCGGGGCAGCATCGCAGTCCCGCCAAGGGCTATTCCATCGAGTTTGCCGAGCATCGCGAATACACGCCCGGTGTCGATCCGCGCCACCTCGATTGGCGTGTCTACGGGCGACGGGACAAGCTCTACGTCAAGCAGTACGAAGAAGAAACCAGCCTGCGCTGTTATCTGATTGTGGATAAATCTGCGTCGATGGGATATCGCGGCAGCGCTGCCCGACTCTCGAAGTTGGAATACGCATCCTTTTTAGCCGCAACGCTTTCCGTGCTCATGGCCCAACAGCATGATGCCGTTGGATTGGTGACCGTGGATGACCGCATCCGCACCCGGTTGCCAGCGCGACAAGGAACGGCTCATCTGCAGACCATCATGAAGACGCTCGAGGCCAACTCCCCGGGTGAATCCACGAGTTTGAGCAAACACCTGCACGAATTGGCCGAGACGCTCCAGAAACGGGCGTTGATGGTCATTTTGTCGGATCTGTTCGATGATCCCAAGGAACTGGTCGCCGCGTTTCAGCATCTTCGGCACAATCGCAACGAAGTGATTGTCCTGCAAACGCTCGATCCCGATGAAGTGCATTTCCCGTTCGATGACATTACCCGCATCGAAGATATGGAAACCGGGCGCGATGTGGTCAGTGATCCGCAGGCGTTTCGCAAGGCCTATCTGGAGGCGCTGCAAACGCATTTGCAGACGATTCAAGCCGGTTGCACGCGTGCCCAGATTGATTTGGCGTTGGCCCAGACCGATGAACCTTTCGAGCGGTTTCTGGGGAATTTTCTGGTGAAACGACAATCCTACCACGGATAA
- a CDS encoding DUF3488 domain-containing protein, whose protein sequence is MGSTVAYAQLMAALTELRRAWKRRQLLIGALQTLTIAAGLLLIGTLIDTLFRVSDVGRVVIFLGMLLGCVGALLNGVVRPLMEDRRDDFFAMLIEEKHPELRNRLINALQLGRANEPGQSEVLVDRIVHDAAQATSEIEVRSSLEWDTFRRVMMRLGVVVAMVTVASVLIGPRWLTAMQRLLLPWQELPPFTATRILDADVQPGDTRVPENDPVMIRVQVQGEIPAEAELIREAADGTLQRVPMQVDAENPARFRAALTGGDQSYRYRIVAGDGQSRWFEVTVIRRPQIVALHLTERLPDYAGATETVKRNITGEIAAIPGTRITLEMESSKPLKSAQMRLRGELPPIAMTSAGDAKRWSASFVIWASDATGNPIGNGGDALPVVVAPTDYQIRILDTDGIANYTESTTERPTAMEPLWRPIQRLRDGLPTVTLVMPGDAGAWVAARDQRLMPGQNPTLAIEARDDRGLDSVAVMGQIADRSPQVLMQQPIAAGIAESGRVPIPLDLAKLGAKPGERVLLWGVATDRNSITGPGRSESRKIALTIVATDQLSERLKVSLGNFIVILEELIRLQSENRTQTQLARPADELAEAKPGKLFAPLIRREMEIRRMTNTLARTMEQDALRIPSLIVELDGLHRGPMAEVQKLLEQAADSQAMKAIEFKEASLPIQDRILESLKGMLARLQKNEEARKTLTRLSKEDKAAHQKLTEQMTEIIKNLNTHVQDATELASGFERLPKKQVDELKEEKLKAMNELEEFTRRTKKWTEGSVNEMTKLGNGFVDDFGMRKDVNRIYEEIEAKARGKAEKLEVAAEDLGVGLATKMKEDLEMWLPDAADSVKWVQEEPIQQKPLNVPEMPLPDKLQDLIGDLLQKADEFDEEADDVTSAWMDNLDQAGWGVSDGPISSFSAKGKTGNDQPNNHEVSGRSGDGRRGKSSGQMVGDTARALPGRKTPARVGNERYEPGQLKQEGQQDPGGATGGGKKAGAGRQGLQGGTPPDITKDLGRLNAKQAGMREKMENVARKLEEQGYSSVRIREAMELMKAMDQDLRDRRYDDAARKRQDMLQSLRSAAVQADPTRRSLSNNRNLPPELRDEILQSSEDGYPAGYEELMRNYFQSLSNSPSK, encoded by the coding sequence ATGGGTTCCACAGTTGCCTATGCACAACTCATGGCCGCACTCACGGAGTTGCGACGCGCTTGGAAACGTCGCCAACTGCTGATTGGTGCGCTGCAAACGCTGACGATTGCCGCGGGGCTGCTGCTCATTGGTACGCTCATCGATACCTTGTTTCGCGTGAGCGATGTCGGCCGCGTCGTGATCTTTTTAGGAATGCTGTTGGGCTGCGTGGGGGCGTTGCTCAATGGGGTGGTCCGGCCGCTGATGGAGGATCGCCGCGACGATTTCTTTGCGATGCTGATCGAAGAAAAACATCCCGAATTGCGAAATCGGCTCATCAACGCGCTCCAACTGGGGCGTGCGAACGAGCCGGGGCAATCGGAGGTGCTGGTTGATCGGATCGTCCATGATGCCGCCCAAGCGACCAGCGAAATCGAGGTGCGTTCGTCACTGGAATGGGACACATTCCGACGGGTGATGATGCGGCTGGGTGTGGTGGTGGCGATGGTGACGGTGGCGAGCGTTCTGATTGGGCCACGATGGCTGACCGCGATGCAGCGGCTGCTGCTGCCCTGGCAGGAATTGCCGCCGTTCACGGCGACGCGGATTCTGGATGCGGATGTGCAGCCGGGCGATACGCGAGTGCCCGAAAATGATCCGGTGATGATCCGTGTGCAGGTGCAGGGGGAGATTCCTGCGGAGGCGGAATTGATCCGCGAAGCAGCTGATGGCACGCTGCAACGGGTTCCCATGCAAGTGGATGCGGAGAATCCTGCGCGATTTCGGGCGGCACTGACCGGGGGCGATCAGTCGTACCGCTATCGCATTGTCGCCGGGGATGGGCAATCGCGCTGGTTCGAGGTGACGGTGATTCGTCGCCCGCAGATTGTTGCGCTGCATCTGACCGAGCGATTGCCGGATTATGCCGGAGCGACCGAGACCGTGAAGCGGAATATCACGGGAGAGATTGCAGCGATTCCCGGCACGCGAATCACCTTGGAAATGGAGTCGAGCAAGCCGTTGAAGTCCGCCCAAATGCGGCTTCGCGGGGAGCTGCCGCCGATTGCCATGACCTCGGCGGGGGATGCCAAGCGCTGGTCGGCGTCGTTCGTGATCTGGGCATCGGACGCGACGGGAAATCCGATTGGGAATGGGGGGGATGCGCTGCCTGTGGTGGTCGCGCCCACCGATTATCAGATTCGCATTCTGGATACCGATGGCATTGCCAACTACACGGAATCGACCACCGAGCGACCGACGGCGATGGAGCCGTTGTGGCGACCGATTCAGCGGCTGCGCGATGGATTGCCGACGGTGACGCTGGTGATGCCCGGCGACGCTGGGGCGTGGGTGGCGGCCCGCGATCAACGGCTGATGCCCGGCCAGAATCCGACGTTGGCAATCGAAGCACGCGATGATCGTGGATTGGATTCGGTCGCGGTGATGGGGCAAATCGCCGATCGATCGCCGCAAGTGCTGATGCAGCAACCGATTGCGGCGGGTATTGCGGAGAGCGGGCGCGTGCCGATTCCGTTGGACTTGGCGAAACTCGGGGCCAAGCCTGGCGAGCGCGTGCTGCTTTGGGGCGTTGCCACGGATCGCAATTCGATCACCGGGCCGGGGCGAAGCGAATCTCGCAAGATTGCCCTGACCATCGTGGCGACGGATCAACTCAGCGAACGATTGAAAGTGTCGCTGGGGAACTTCATCGTGATTCTTGAAGAATTGATTCGGTTGCAGTCGGAAAATCGCACGCAAACGCAGTTGGCGCGGCCAGCGGATGAGCTGGCGGAGGCCAAGCCAGGCAAGCTGTTTGCGCCGCTGATTCGGCGGGAGATGGAAATTCGGCGAATGACCAACACACTCGCCCGCACCATGGAGCAAGACGCGCTGCGGATTCCGTCGCTGATTGTCGAGTTGGATGGGCTGCATCGCGGGCCGATGGCGGAAGTGCAGAAGCTGTTGGAACAAGCGGCGGATAGCCAGGCGATGAAGGCGATCGAATTCAAAGAGGCGAGTTTGCCGATTCAAGATCGGATTCTCGAATCGCTCAAGGGGATGCTGGCCCGCTTGCAGAAGAACGAAGAGGCCCGCAAAACGCTCACGCGATTGAGCAAAGAAGACAAAGCGGCGCATCAGAAATTGACCGAGCAGATGACGGAAATCATCAAAAATCTCAATACGCATGTGCAGGATGCAACCGAATTGGCCAGCGGCTTTGAGCGACTGCCGAAAAAGCAAGTCGATGAACTCAAAGAAGAAAAACTAAAGGCCATGAACGAGCTGGAAGAATTCACCCGGCGCACGAAAAAATGGACCGAAGGATCGGTCAACGAAATGACCAAACTGGGCAACGGCTTTGTGGACGATTTCGGCATGCGGAAAGATGTCAACCGCATCTACGAAGAGATTGAAGCGAAAGCCCGTGGCAAAGCGGAAAAGCTGGAAGTGGCCGCGGAGGATCTCGGCGTCGGGCTGGCGACGAAAATGAAGGAAGATTTGGAGATGTGGCTGCCCGACGCGGCGGATAGCGTCAAATGGGTGCAAGAAGAACCGATTCAACAGAAGCCGCTGAATGTTCCGGAGATGCCGTTGCCGGATAAATTGCAAGATTTGATCGGCGATTTGCTCCAAAAGGCGGATGAATTCGATGAAGAGGCGGACGATGTCACCTCCGCGTGGATGGATAACCTGGATCAGGCGGGTTGGGGGGTGAGTGATGGGCCGATTTCGTCGTTCTCCGCGAAGGGGAAAACCGGGAACGACCAGCCGAATAATCACGAAGTGAGCGGTCGTTCTGGCGATGGCCGACGTGGGAAGTCGTCGGGGCAGATGGTCGGCGACACGGCCCGAGCGCTGCCCGGTCGAAAGACCCCGGCGCGGGTTGGCAATGAACGCTACGAACCGGGGCAACTCAAGCAGGAAGGGCAACAAGATCCCGGTGGCGCGACCGGTGGTGGCAAGAAAGCCGGGGCCGGTCGGCAAGGTCTGCAGGGGGGCACACCGCCGGACATCACCAAAGACTTGGGCCGACTCAACGCCAAACAAGCTGGTATGCGGGAAAAGATGGAAAATGTCGCCCGCAAGCTCGAAGAACAGGGCTATTCCAGCGTGCGGATTCGCGAAGCGATGGAGCTGATGAAGGCGATGGATCAGGATTTGCGCGATCGCCGATACGATGATGCGGCCCGAAAACGCCAGGATATGCTGCAATCGCTTCGCTCGGCAGCGGTACAGGCCGACCCGACTCGGCGCAGTCTGAGCAATAATCGCAATTTGCCCCCGGAATTGCGAGATGAGATTCTGCAATCCAGCGAAGATGGCTACCCGGCGGGATACGAAGAGTTGATGCGGAATTACTTCCAATCGCTGTCCAATTCCCCATCGAAATGA
- a CDS encoding BatA domain-containing protein has translation MSFLGITFLSPMFLAGLLSAAIPLVIHLSRSRRTKTLRFSTTRFFNDQFLRSYRMSRLKEIWLLLCRMALFALLAMALARPLVLPQGSPTLLGGSRAVVLVVDTSASMGARDGEQTLLDRAKRASREILETLREGDVANVIESVRRDAGPLVQFPEMTPQLGDLRQSIDQLEVRDLGTDLRAALERAELLLRGSPATSKEIYLLSDFQDAGWDNSEAEGQSAGSDCSVTWVRIQPQQPENLSITAVQYGSARPMIGVPFEIKPFVVFQGSRTQATVRLIVDGKPVAERTLERTSTTAWATPRFHVSFATAGWHSGYVEVDDPQLPQDNRRYFALEVLDSVKLLAVNGAPSSIAEQDELFFLKAALRATDRESGRSSFEIATVSTGEFIGKDLAALREFPLIVLANVEALPVPIVEKLEQYVDSGGRLLVILGDRVIPGAYAEALAAPGRLHGGLLPGKLTRLVGDPRGSENFASIGDVNADVVAVAAFADPKFGNLNTVRLKAYWQFDSGDWPIWMKSSNGDPLLVEKPFGQGAVLLCAFPVDRDWSNFPVRPAFLPWTHRIVGYLAQDSRGGQSFAQSGETLIVPTSLPGTAPMIGKAPNPDGQPGTTPIYPEPAIDDSQRLEIRNIEPIGVYSFARADAPDRPILVAVNLESYESELNYLDRWFAEQSPEVEPRQAVESGLRKLLPSYPAEMVRYVADAESVAEAASTARRGVKLWDLVLMVVLALALLEPFVANWISAKHYGKPTELAEARPVRGSQGAAS, from the coding sequence ATGAGTTTCCTGGGCATCACCTTCCTCAGTCCGATGTTTCTGGCGGGGCTTCTCTCGGCGGCAATTCCGCTGGTGATCCACCTCAGCCGCTCGCGCCGCACCAAGACCCTGCGATTTTCCACGACGCGCTTTTTCAATGATCAATTTCTGCGTTCGTATCGCATGAGTCGTTTGAAAGAAATTTGGCTGTTGCTCTGTCGCATGGCGTTATTCGCACTGCTGGCGATGGCGTTGGCCCGGCCATTGGTGCTGCCGCAAGGTTCGCCAACCCTTCTGGGCGGATCGCGGGCTGTGGTGCTGGTCGTGGATACTTCCGCCAGTATGGGCGCACGCGACGGCGAACAGACACTGCTCGACCGCGCGAAACGGGCGAGCCGGGAGATTCTCGAAACCCTCCGCGAAGGCGATGTCGCCAACGTCATCGAATCCGTTCGCCGCGATGCTGGCCCACTTGTGCAGTTCCCCGAAATGACACCACAATTGGGCGACTTGCGACAATCGATCGATCAACTTGAGGTGCGCGACTTGGGCACCGATCTTCGCGCCGCTCTGGAACGTGCCGAACTGTTGTTGCGTGGCTCACCTGCAACTAGCAAGGAAATTTATCTGCTCAGCGATTTCCAAGATGCGGGATGGGACAATTCCGAAGCCGAAGGGCAGTCCGCCGGCTCCGATTGTTCGGTGACCTGGGTGCGAATCCAGCCCCAACAGCCGGAAAATCTGTCGATAACCGCCGTTCAGTATGGCTCCGCTCGTCCGATGATCGGTGTCCCGTTCGAAATCAAGCCCTTTGTCGTCTTTCAAGGCAGTCGCACTCAGGCGACCGTGCGATTGATCGTCGATGGCAAACCCGTCGCCGAGCGCACCCTGGAACGCACCTCGACTACCGCTTGGGCCACGCCGCGGTTCCATGTCAGTTTCGCAACCGCTGGTTGGCATTCGGGTTACGTCGAAGTCGATGATCCGCAACTCCCGCAAGATAACCGCCGCTATTTTGCCTTGGAAGTGCTCGACTCGGTGAAGTTGCTCGCCGTCAACGGGGCACCATCCAGCATCGCCGAGCAAGATGAGTTGTTCTTTCTGAAGGCTGCATTGCGAGCGACCGATCGAGAATCGGGCCGGAGTTCCTTCGAGATCGCCACCGTTTCGACGGGCGAATTCATCGGCAAAGATTTGGCAGCCCTGCGTGAATTTCCGTTGATCGTATTGGCGAACGTGGAAGCGTTGCCGGTGCCAATTGTCGAGAAACTCGAGCAATATGTCGATTCGGGTGGCCGGTTGCTGGTCATTCTCGGCGATCGGGTGATTCCGGGGGCATATGCCGAAGCGCTGGCGGCACCGGGGCGGCTACATGGTGGCTTACTGCCCGGAAAGTTGACGCGGCTGGTTGGTGATCCGCGTGGCTCGGAGAATTTCGCCAGCATTGGCGATGTCAACGCCGATGTCGTTGCGGTGGCAGCGTTTGCGGATCCGAAGTTTGGGAATCTGAACACGGTTCGGTTGAAGGCGTACTGGCAATTCGATTCGGGCGATTGGCCGATCTGGATGAAGTCGAGCAATGGCGATCCGCTGCTGGTCGAAAAGCCGTTTGGCCAAGGTGCGGTGCTGCTCTGTGCGTTTCCCGTGGATCGCGATTGGAGCAATTTCCCGGTGCGGCCCGCGTTTTTACCGTGGACGCACCGAATCGTCGGCTACCTGGCGCAGGATTCTCGCGGTGGGCAATCGTTTGCGCAATCCGGGGAGACGCTCATCGTGCCGACTTCGCTGCCGGGGACCGCGCCGATGATCGGCAAAGCGCCGAATCCGGACGGGCAGCCGGGCACGACCCCGATTTATCCCGAACCGGCGATCGATGATTCGCAGCGTCTCGAGATTCGCAATATCGAACCGATTGGCGTCTATTCCTTCGCCCGTGCGGATGCACCGGATCGGCCGATTTTGGTGGCGGTGAATCTGGAAAGCTACGAATCGGAACTGAATTATCTCGACCGATGGTTTGCCGAGCAATCGCCGGAAGTCGAACCCCGCCAAGCGGTTGAGTCGGGACTGCGGAAGCTGCTGCCGAGTTACCCGGCGGAAATGGTCCGCTACGTGGCCGACGCCGAATCAGTCGCCGAGGCGGCATCCACGGCCCGGCGAGGTGTGAAATTGTGGGATTTGGTGTTGATGGTGGTGCTGGCATTGGCGTTACTCGAGCCATTTGTCGCCAACTGGATTAGCGCCAAACATTACGGCAAACCGACCGAATTGGCGGAAGCCCGACCCGTCCGCGGAAGCCAGGGAGCCGCATCATGA